A part of Prevotella melaninogenica genomic DNA contains:
- the tnpC gene encoding IS66 family transposase: protein MEKHGINIPTSTINSWVHSTANALYPLYKLQAKLILQSPYLQVDETSVQVADRKGKTRKGYLWGVRDALHCRGVFFHWKEGSRSGAVPDELFKGYHGAIQSDGYEAYSRFENVQGIELLGCMAHVRRKFEHLSTNDKNAAHIVKMIAVLYELEANLKHSNASYEEIQAERKSKAYPILKALEAYMKEVHKEYLPGEAMEKALRYAFAVWIRISRYVQDGRFNIDNNLMEQAIRPITLGRKNYLFCGNNEGAENNAIFYTFMACCREAKIEPNVWLRQVLAKPLLDMEDEELIKLLPINYK, encoded by the coding sequence ATGGAAAAGCATGGCATCAACATCCCAACCTCTACCATAAACAGCTGGGTTCACAGCACAGCTAATGCTTTATATCCTCTATATAAACTCCAAGCGAAGTTGATTTTACAGAGTCCCTACTTGCAAGTTGATGAGACAAGCGTACAAGTTGCCGACCGTAAGGGTAAGACTCGCAAGGGTTATCTGTGGGGAGTAAGAGATGCGCTGCACTGCCGAGGGGTCTTCTTTCATTGGAAGGAAGGTTCACGATCGGGAGCCGTACCCGACGAACTCTTCAAAGGCTATCATGGTGCTATACAATCCGATGGGTATGAAGCTTACAGCAGATTTGAAAACGTTCAAGGCATAGAGCTCTTGGGATGTATGGCACATGTCCGGCGAAAGTTCGAGCATTTATCGACAAATGATAAGAATGCCGCCCATATCGTTAAGATGATCGCTGTACTCTACGAGTTAGAAGCAAACTTAAAACACAGTAACGCCAGCTACGAAGAGATTCAGGCTGAAAGAAAATCCAAAGCATATCCTATATTAAAGGCTCTTGAAGCATATATGAAGGAGGTACACAAGGAGTATCTCCCTGGCGAAGCTATGGAGAAAGCTCTGCGTTATGCTTTCGCCGTATGGATACGCATCAGCCGATACGTACAAGATGGGCGTTTCAATATAGACAACAATCTTATGGAGCAAGCCATCAGACCCATTACATTGGGAAGGAAAAACTATCTGTTCTGTGGCAACAACGAAGGAGCCGAAAACAATGCCATCTTCTATACGTTCATGGCATGTTGTAGGGAAGCAAAGATAGAACCTAATGTGTGGTTAAGGCAGGTATTAGCAAAACCCTTGCTGGACATGGAGGATGAGGAATTGATTAAACTGCTACCCATAAACTATAAATAG
- the tnpB gene encoding IS66 family insertion sequence element accessory protein TnpB (TnpB, as the term is used for proteins encoded by IS66 family insertion elements, is considered an accessory protein, since TnpC, encoded by a neighboring gene, is a DDE family transposase.): MFALNETNVYRVCCSPVDMRQGMLRLCQFVRGNDFNPSDGCVYVFYNRSRNRIKLLHWERCGFVVYHKQMAQGCLSGKIMQQTKGFYELRWDELVLYIEGINPHCYRRKRYNKP; encoded by the coding sequence ATGTTTGCACTGAATGAAACAAATGTTTATCGGGTTTGTTGTTCTCCTGTGGATATGCGCCAGGGGATGCTTCGATTATGTCAATTCGTCCGTGGTAACGATTTTAATCCATCTGATGGTTGTGTTTATGTGTTCTATAATCGTTCTCGCAATCGTATCAAGCTGCTTCATTGGGAACGATGTGGTTTTGTCGTATACCACAAGCAGATGGCACAGGGTTGTTTAAGTGGTAAAATCATGCAGCAAACCAAGGGATTTTATGAACTTCGATGGGATGAATTGGTCCTTTATATAGAAGGTATAAATCCTCATTGTTATCGAAGAAAACGTTACAATAAACCTTAG
- a CDS encoding radical SAM/SPASM domain-containing protein codes for MKWSKYNILFKVQTEDNYLLFNTMSNSVLKLDSDNAKTLMDIKAGDLKDSELDPVSYEELVQKGILVEDDDIELAKFRLLKQYNRMDSNSMSLTIAPTMACNLHCTYCFENSHPKIYMDDSVEDAIIAFIKGHKIIEHLHVSWFGGEPLLAFPRIISLTRKMLALSNVKRYEAEIITNGVNMDEEKAKALESLKIKTVHVTIDGLGEAHNIRRKGGRGEDTFSKILNGLDVLSHYDDISKTIRVNVDKNNPEQFNKVYEMIRQRYRNLNFNTYIGFIKDSYGCGKSCTGCYSSEEQASYIISAYQKLGLPTESLLPLRYNFECIARQKNGLLIGPDGWLYKCWTDLGNEKMRLGNIKKIDQISLDLLAEYMVGADPFCDVECQKCILLPFCGGGCPHSRVMNKFYGTNNNCCHFAKGHIEEFVETYFKLKQQIF; via the coding sequence ATGAAGTGGAGTAAATATAATATTCTATTTAAAGTGCAGACAGAAGATAACTATCTTTTGTTTAATACGATGTCTAATTCTGTTTTGAAACTTGATAGTGACAATGCCAAGACTCTAATGGATATCAAAGCAGGGGATTTGAAAGATTCAGAACTCGACCCTGTATCTTACGAAGAATTAGTTCAAAAAGGAATTTTAGTTGAAGATGATGACATTGAACTTGCTAAATTCAGATTGTTGAAGCAATATAATCGAATGGATAGTAATTCGATGTCACTAACAATTGCTCCAACAATGGCATGTAATTTACATTGTACATATTGTTTCGAAAACAGTCATCCCAAAATATATATGGATGATAGTGTAGAGGATGCAATAATAGCATTCATTAAAGGACATAAAATAATAGAACATCTTCATGTTTCTTGGTTTGGAGGGGAACCTTTATTAGCTTTCCCTAGGATAATTAGCTTGACAAGGAAGATGCTTGCTTTATCAAATGTAAAACGATATGAGGCCGAAATTATCACAAATGGAGTTAATATGGACGAAGAGAAGGCTAAAGCCTTAGAGTCCTTAAAGATAAAAACAGTTCATGTGACTATTGATGGATTAGGAGAGGCTCATAACATAAGACGAAAAGGAGGCAGAGGAGAGGATACTTTTAGTAAAATTCTAAATGGGCTAGACGTTTTGTCGCATTATGATGATATTTCAAAGACAATTAGAGTCAATGTTGACAAAAACAACCCAGAGCAATTCAACAAAGTGTATGAAATGATTCGCCAAAGGTATAGGAATCTCAACTTTAACACTTATATAGGTTTTATAAAAGATTCATATGGGTGTGGAAAAAGTTGTACTGGATGTTACTCTAGCGAGGAGCAGGCATCTTATATAATTAGTGCATATCAAAAGCTAGGATTACCTACAGAGTCTTTATTACCTTTAAGATATAATTTTGAATGTATAGCCAGGCAAAAGAATGGACTTTTGATTGGGCCAGATGGTTGGTTGTATAAGTGTTGGACGGATTTAGGTAATGAAAAAATGCGTCTGGGAAATATCAAAAAAATAGATCAGATTTCATTAGATCTACTGGCAGAGTACATGGTAGGTGCAGATCCATTTTGTGACGTAGAGTGCCAAAAATGCATCTTGTTGCCTTTTTGTGGAGGTGGATGCCCTCATTCGAGGGTTATGAATAAATTTTATGGAACAAATAATAATTGCTGCCATTTTGCAAAAGGTCATATAGAGGAATTTGTAGAAACTTATTTCAAATTAAAGCAGCAAATTTTCTAA